The DNA segment AAATACGGTTAATGATACTATTCCCAAACAAGATACTGTTGTTCTGAAGAAAGAGCCTCTCGAAAGTGTTCTTCAGACCAAAGCAGATTATAACCGCCGGGATTTTCAGAAAAAAATGATTTATCTGAACAAGAACGCACAGGTAAAATACCAGGATGTTCAGATCGATGCGGATTATATTTCCATCGATGAAACCAAAAGTCTTATGTACGCGCGCGGGAAGCAGGATTCTTTGGGAAGATATATCGAGCCCGCTGTTATTACACAAGCCGGTAAAAAATATGAAACCGACGAGTTTCAGTACAATACAAAAACAAAAAAGGCTATCGCATTTAATGCCAGGACCGAGGAAAATGAAGGGGTCATTGTTGCTGAAAAGACAAAGAAATATAATGATTCTGTTTTCGCCATGAGGCGGGCGGATTATACAACCGATGATTATTTCATTAAAAAGAAAGATACTACGGCAGACTATTTTTTGCGTGCTTCCAATATTAAACTGGTTAAAACAAAAAATAAATCTTCTATCATCTCAGGACCTATTCAGATGTATATCGAACAGGTTCCTACTCCGTTAATCATGCCATTTGCGATTTTGCCGTTCTCAGACAAAAGGTCTGCAGGAATCCTGATTCCGAGTTTCGGGGAAAGGCAGGATGTCGGCTTTTTCCTGAACGGACTGGGATACTATCAGCCGATTGGAGAGCATTTTGATCTTAAGATTCTGGCCGATATTTATACAAAAGGAAGCTGGAACTTACGCCCGGAAATGAACTATGTCAAGAAATACAGGTATTCCGGAAACTTCTCCGCAGATATCGGAACGGCGGTGCGCGGAATTAAAGGATTGGATGATTACGGAAAAACAAGTACCTACAGAATTGCGTGGAGACATACTCAGGATACCAAATCAAATCCGTTTCTTAATTTTTCTGCGTCGGTAGATATTGTGAGTACCAAATTCTACAACAATACCCTGAACAACAATTATATTTTAAATCAAAACGTATTAAATACCCAGCAAAATTCAACCGTAACGGTTACTAAGAGATTTTTGAGATTACCGGCAACCATTACAGCAACAGCATCTTATTCCCAGAACTTTGCTACCGGATTGTCAGATCTTCGTCTCCCGCAGATGAATGTGGCAATTAATCAGTTTTATCTTTTCGGCTCTAAAACCGGAACAAGAACAGGATTGCTGGAAAATATCACGGTAAATACTGGAATCAATCTTACCAATTTTGTTCAGACGGATGAAGGAGAACTTTTCAAAGCGGCGATGTGGGATAAATTGCAGACCGGACTAAAAAATAATATTGCCTTAGGAACCAATACCACCATCGCGAAATATTTCACATTCAGTTTAGGAGCTAATATCGATAATGCTTTAACGACTAAAACTGTTAGAAAATATTATGATCCTATTGCCAACAAAGCTATTACGGCAACCGATAAAGGAGTTGCGGGATATTCTACTTTTT comes from the Chryseobacterium nepalense genome and includes:
- a CDS encoding putative LPS assembly protein LptD; amino-acid sequence: MVKTVSKNILQILIILIFNNFLAQEAPEKLTKNTVNDTIPKQDTVVLKKEPLESVLQTKADYNRRDFQKKMIYLNKNAQVKYQDVQIDADYISIDETKSLMYARGKQDSLGRYIEPAVITQAGKKYETDEFQYNTKTKKAIAFNARTEENEGVIVAEKTKKYNDSVFAMRRADYTTDDYFIKKKDTTADYFLRASNIKLVKTKNKSSIISGPIQMYIEQVPTPLIMPFAILPFSDKRSAGILIPSFGERQDVGFFLNGLGYYQPIGEHFDLKILADIYTKGSWNLRPEMNYVKKYRYSGNFSADIGTAVRGIKGLDDYGKTSTYRIAWRHTQDTKSNPFLNFSASVDIVSTKFYNNTLNNNYILNQNVLNTQQNSTVTVTKRFLRLPATITATASYSQNFATGLSDLRLPQMNVAINQFYLFGSKTGTRTGLLENITVNTGINLTNFVQTDEGELFKAAMWDKLQTGLKNNIALGTNTTIAKYFTFSLGANIDNALTTKTVRKYYDPIANKAITATDKGVAGYSTFSTTASIQTTLYGQANFKKGSAIEAIRHMMTPSIGFTYSPDFGGSGFGYYKNYYDANGALTPYSIFEGGIVGTPSSGMVGALGFNIGNNIEMKVKSKKDSTGVKKIKIFESLNLSGNYNFAAKDHRFSILTINGQSSFFDNKLSVNTSLSLDPYKIIYLPGQDTGIRTEELGGFSVQGFNVQLSYPLSSEIFGEKTDYSKKYQSKGEVRNENYYFDDDNYAHFDQAWTLNVNANYAYTKSYASRTPTRLASVGLDGSIKLTPFWNINASTHYDMVTKQLAYTRIGFARDQRSFTINFNWVPFGQYKVYDFFIGIKANILSDALKYKDRSFTQPNAPF